GGCGACGCAGAGCGGGGACCACGAGGCCTGCGCCGTGATCGACGCCACGCTGGAGGCCATGAAGCCGGTCCGCGAGTTTCGCGAGGCGAGTCGCCAGATGGGGCGCCAGACCCTCAGGGTGGCCGCAGCCCTCACCGGCGATTCGCGCCTCATCGTCTTTCAGCAGGCCGTGGAAGCCGGCAGGACTCCAGGCCACCATCCCGTCACGTTCGGGATGGCCGGGGCTGTCGTCGGGTGGTCTCCCACGGATGCGACGACCGCGTTCCTCTACGCGACCGCCGCGCTCCTGGTGGGGGCCGGGCTCAGGCTCCTTCCGCTGGGCCAGCTCGAGGGCCAGCGCGTCCTCTGGTCGCTGCGCGATACCGTCGTGCGCCTGGCCGCCGAGGCTGCCGCCACGGCGCCGGATGACGTCTCGAGCTTCACCCCGGGGCTGGAGATTGCGGGGATGCGCCACGCGAGCCTCGAGCGGCGGTTGTTTCGTTCATGATCCCGACGCCGCTCAAGATCGGCATCGGCGGCCCGGTCGGGTCAGGGAAGACCGCGCTGGTCGAAGCGCTCTGCCTGCGCCTCAGGCAGCACTACCAGCTCGGGGTCATCACCAACGACATCTATACCCAGGAGGACGCGCAGTTCCTGATCCACCGGGGTGTGCTCCCGGGCGAGCGCGTGCTGGGCGTGGAGACCGGCGGGTGCCCCCATACCGCGATCCGGGAGGATGCCTCGGTGAACCTGGAAGCGATCCGGACGCTCCTCGCGCGTTTTCCGGACCTCGAGCTGATCCTGGTGGAGAGCGGGGGGGATAACCTCGCGGCGACTTTCAGCCCCGAGCTGGTGGACGGCACCATCTATGTAATCGACGTCGGCGAGGGAGAGAAGATCCCGCGCAAGGGGGGACCCGGCATCACCCGCTCCGACCTGCTCGTCATCAACAAGATTGACCTGGCTCCCCACGTGGGCGCGGATCTCGGCATGATGGCGTCAGATGCCAAACGGATGAGAGGAGGCCGACCGTTTGTCTTCACGAACCTGCGCGACGGAACCGGTGTCGAGCCCATCGTCGACTGGATCCGACGCGATCTGCTCTTCGAGACTTGAACGGGTCGGCAGGGACGGCTTTCTCCGCCTGAGGTTCGAGCGGCGCGGTGCCGGCACGGTCCTGACCGAGCGGCGGTTCACGCTCCCGCTCCAGGCGCTCGAGGCCCTTCCCATCGACGCCGGAGGCGCTGCCGTGCTCGTGCTGCTCAACCCGACCGGTGGCCTCGTGGGAGGCGACTGTCTCCGCACCGAGGTGAGCGCGGGTGACGGGGCCCACTGCTGCCTCACCACGCCGTCGGCCACGAAGGTCTACCGGACCGCCGGCACTCCGGCGATTCAAGAATTTTTCGCTCGCCTCGGCCCGGGAGCGGTCCTTGAATACGTGCCCGACCATCTCATCCCGTTCCCGGGCGCTGCCCTGCGCCAGTCCGTCACGGTGGAGCTGGGCGAGGGGAGCCGCGCAATCCTGTTCGATGCCCTCGCCATCGGCCGCGTGGCGCGTGGCGAGGTCTGGTGCTTCGCCGAGCTGGACACCACCGTGGTGGTCACCGACCGTCTCGGGCCCAGGCTCAGGGATCGCTTCAGGCTGATCCCGGCGCGACGAACGTGGTCCGGACTCGGCGGGATGGAGGGGATGAACTACCTGGCGACGCTGGCGCTTCTCTTCGACGGCGACGGTCGGTCGGTGTCTGCCGAGCTCGAAGCAGCTCTCGCGGATTTCTCCGGGGTGCGCGGCGCGGTAAGCGAGCTGGGGCGAGGTGGCGTCCTCGTCCGCTTCCTCACCGCGGGGGCGCCCGAGCTTCAGGCTGCGTTTCATCGCCTCTGGGCGATCGCCCGGGGCGCACTCCTGGGTCTCTCGCCGCTCGACCTTCGCAAGGGATGAACCGTGGTGAAGAGCTCGGTGACTGAACGCGGCACGCTGAGCTTCGACCAGCTCATTGCGCGAGCCGTAGCCGGCCTGGTGCAGGACCTCCGGGCGTCAGAGCAGCGCGGGCTCTACCGGGCCGTGATGGATCGAGTCGAGCGGCCGCTCCTGGCGCTCGCCATGGAGATGGCTGGCGGCAACCAGCTCAGGGCCGCGCAGCTTCTCGGCATCAACCGCAACACCCTCAGGACGCGCCTCCGCCTGCTCGGTCTGGCCGCGCCCCGGTCGCGGACCGCTGACGGCTGACTCCACACGTCCGATCCCGTGCCCGCTTGACCCTCCGCGCGCGGTGGGCGGAGAATGGCTGGGCATCATGACGCGGTTTCCCACCATCACTGCTGAGGCGCTCGAGGCCCTCCGGGCCCGCATCGGCGAGCCCGTGCCGCGCCCCCAGCCCTACGTCGAGGTCGCCACCCGTGACGCGATCCGCCACTGGGCGCACGGCATCGGCGATCGCAACCCGCTCTGGAGCGATCCCGACTACGCTGCCAAGAGTCGGTGGGGCGGGATTGTGGCGCCTCCGACAATCCTCTACGCGATGGACCGGATCGTCTCCGGCTACGTCGGCGGCTTGCCGGGGATCCACGCCATGTTCGCCGGCACCGATTTCCGCTGGCGCCGGCCCATCAGGGAAGGGGAGCGGATCGTGGGCGAGAGCGTGCTGCTCGATCTGGTCGAGAAGCCCTCGGCCTTTGCCCGGCGGGCCATCCAGCAGACGTACCGAACCAGCTTCAGAAATGACCGCGGCGACGTGGTCGCGGAGGCCGACTCCTGGTGCTTCAGGACCGAGCGCGATACCGCGCGCGAACGCGGGAAGTACCGGGGCGTGACGCCGCACCGGTACACGGCGGCCGACCTCGACGCGATCCGGAGGGCCTACGCCGCGGAGGCGTTCCGCGGCGCGACCCCGCGCCACTGGGAGGACGTCGAGGTCGGCGAGGTCCTCCCGCCGGTGGTGAAGGGTCCGCTCACCGTGACCTCGGTGATCGCGTTCGTCCAGGGGTGGGGCGGCCTCTACGTGAGGGGCCACG
The genomic region above belongs to Candidatus Rokuibacteriota bacterium and contains:
- a CDS encoding urease accessory protein UreF yields the protein MSRTIGGGDAPLRAALLSLLQFADGLFPTGGYAHSFGLETYCQAGIITDRVGLEAFVRAHLEGAAAPCDAVALAGALRATQSGDHEACAVIDATLEAMKPVREFREASRQMGRQTLRVAAALTGDSRLIVFQQAVEAGRTPGHHPVTFGMAGAVVGWSPTDATTAFLYATAALLVGAGLRLLPLGQLEGQRVLWSLRDTVVRLAAEAAATAPDDVSSFTPGLEIAGMRHASLERRLFRS
- the ureG gene encoding urease accessory protein UreG is translated as MIPTPLKIGIGGPVGSGKTALVEALCLRLRQHYQLGVITNDIYTQEDAQFLIHRGVLPGERVLGVETGGCPHTAIREDASVNLEAIRTLLARFPDLELILVESGGDNLAATFSPELVDGTIYVIDVGEGEKIPRKGGPGITRSDLLVINKIDLAPHVGADLGMMASDAKRMRGGRPFVFTNLRDGTGVEPIVDWIRRDLLFET
- a CDS encoding MaoC family dehydratase N-terminal domain-containing protein encodes the protein MGIMTRFPTITAEALEALRARIGEPVPRPQPYVEVATRDAIRHWAHGIGDRNPLWSDPDYAAKSRWGGIVAPPTILYAMDRIVSGYVGGLPGIHAMFAGTDFRWRRPIREGERIVGESVLLDLVEKPSAFARRAIQQTYRTSFRNDRGDVVAEADSWCFRTERDTARERGKYRGVTPHRYTAADLDAIRRAYAAEAFRGATPRHWEDVEVGEVLPPVVKGPLTVTSVIAFVQGWGGLYVRGHGLAFELFERHPALAIDNAFGIPEPPERVHWDEPFARAVGVPGAYDYGPERVAWLGHLVTNWMGDDGVLRRLNVQVRRHNLLGDTTWCHGRVAGKAEEHGEALVHLELRAENQRGEVTAQGSAAVALPRRAR
- a CDS encoding urease accessory protein UreD, which gives rise to MSSPSSTGSDAICSSRLERVGRDGFLRLRFERRGAGTVLTERRFTLPLQALEALPIDAGGAAVLVLLNPTGGLVGGDCLRTEVSAGDGAHCCLTTPSATKVYRTAGTPAIQEFFARLGPGAVLEYVPDHLIPFPGAALRQSVTVELGEGSRAILFDALAIGRVARGEVWCFAELDTTVVVTDRLGPRLRDRFRLIPARRTWSGLGGMEGMNYLATLALLFDGDGRSVSAELEAALADFSGVRGAVSELGRGGVLVRFLTAGAPELQAAFHRLWAIARGALLGLSPLDLRKG